A window from Streptomyces sp. NBC_00335 encodes these proteins:
- a CDS encoding DUF5131 family protein, which produces MSDRSSIEWTEATWNPTTGCDRITPGCDNCYALTLSRRLKSMGAAKYQNDGDPRTSGPGFGLTLHPDALDVPLQWRAPRMVFVNSMSDLFHARVPLDFVKQVFQVIAETPQHTYQLLTKRALRLRRVADQLDWPANLWMGVSVESADQLDRVDDLREVPAAVRFLSCEPLLGPLTGLDLDGIGWVIAGGESGPNHRPIDEEWVIEIRDLCNEASVPFFFKQWGGRTPKAGGRELEGQIWSEMPDRIPAIAS; this is translated from the coding sequence AGGCTGCGACCGGATAACCCCTGGGTGCGACAACTGTTACGCCCTGACGTTATCCCGGCGGCTGAAGTCCATGGGCGCAGCCAAGTACCAGAATGACGGGGATCCTCGCACGTCAGGACCAGGATTTGGCCTCACGCTCCACCCGGACGCCCTCGATGTTCCGTTGCAGTGGAGAGCCCCGCGCATGGTCTTCGTGAACTCGATGAGCGATCTGTTCCATGCTCGGGTTCCGTTGGACTTCGTGAAGCAAGTCTTCCAAGTCATCGCGGAAACACCCCAGCACACCTATCAGTTGCTGACCAAGCGCGCCCTCCGACTGCGTCGAGTGGCCGATCAGCTCGACTGGCCGGCCAACCTATGGATGGGCGTGTCAGTGGAGAGCGCGGACCAGCTTGATCGCGTCGATGACCTACGGGAAGTGCCGGCAGCCGTCCGCTTCCTTTCCTGCGAGCCGCTGCTCGGACCCCTCACCGGACTGGATCTCGACGGGATCGGGTGGGTGATCGCAGGAGGGGAGTCCGGCCCGAACCACCGTCCGATCGACGAGGAATGGGTCATCGAGATCCGCGACCTCTGCAACGAGGCCAGTGTCCCGTTCTTCTTCAAGCAGTGGGGAGGCCGGACACCCAAGGCCGGCGGACGCGAGCTCGAAGGCCAGATCTGGAGTGAGATGCCGGACCGTATTCCCGCGATCGCTTCCTGA